Proteins from a genomic interval of Lolium perenne isolate Kyuss_39 chromosome 1, Kyuss_2.0, whole genome shotgun sequence:
- the LOC127294157 gene encoding uncharacterized protein yields the protein MGANADPSGSLGGPRRHSSPAAVALQHGLAASTAAALRHDPGLAMQWSPEEQAVLDDGLAKYALDAAIVRYAKVALSLPNKTVRDVALRCRWMSKKENNKKRKEEVVKKSKEKKEKVDSSTKEPAHLARSNVPPYSVPVLPMDDDDGSYKAIGGPTGELLEHNAHLLNQIYKNISNMQVQENLSLLCETRDNILTVLGQVGNAPEIMRQMPPLPVKLNEDLASTVLPRPPHPRT from the exons ATGGGGGCGAACGCCGACCCCTCGGGGTCCCTCGGTGGACCCCGCCGCCACTCCTCCCCTGCGGCTGTGGCGCTGCAGCACGGCCTGGCCGCGAGCACCGCGGCCGCGCTGCGCCACGACCCCGGGCTCGCCATGCAGTGGTCACCCGAGGAGCAGGCCGTGCTCGACGACGGATTGGCCAA GTATGCACTTGATGCAGCTATAGTTCGCTATGCAAAAGTCGCTttgagtctgcccaacaagacagTACGAGATGTCGCCCTTCGTTGCAGATGGATGTCT AAAAAGGAGAACAACAAGAAAAGGAAGGAAGAGGTGGTTAAGAAAAGCAAAGAAAAGAAG GAAAAAGTTGACTCTTCAACAAAAGAGCCTGCTCACTTGGCACGATCCAATGTCCCTCCATATTCCGTTCCTGTTCTCCCTATGGATGATGATGATGGATCATACAAAG CAATTGGTGGTCCAACTGGGGAACTTCTGGAGCACAATGCACATTTGTTAAACCAGATCTATAAGAACATTTCAAACATGCAG GTGCAGGAGAACCTCTCTCTTTTATGTGAGACTAGGGATAATATACTCACAGTCCTGGGACA GGTAGGAAATGCTCCAGAAATAATGAGGCAGATGCCACCCCTACCCGTAAAGTTGAATGAAGATCTGGCGAGCACTGTGTTGCCAAGGCCTCCACACCCACGTACATGA
- the LOC139832605 gene encoding uncharacterized protein, which yields MTEYSASTAYKAFFLGLEFFPCGKTSWKTWAPAKCKIHIWLAMQRRIWTADRMLQHDMQSHSNCPLCEQAPETADHLALGCVLAREVWHATLQRCNLSHLTPLAGDMLIEWWPDSRRRVPQQLRKGFDSLVLLMVWTLWKERNNLVFERSAETARGICKRIT from the coding sequence ATGACTGAGTACTCCGCGAGCACAGCTTACAAGGCTTTTTTCCTCGGGCTGGAATTCTTCCCCTGCGGCAAGACCAGTTGGAAGACATGGGCCCCAGCTAAGTGCAAGATCCACATCTGGCTTGCAATGCAACGTCGCATTTGGACGGCAGATCGCATGTTGCAGCATGATATGCAATCCCACTCTAACTGCCCTCTTTGTGAGCAGGCCCCTGAGACGGCGGATCATCTCGCCCTCGGTTGCGTCCTCGCTAGGGAGGTCTGGCATGCCACGCTCCAGCGCTGCAACTTGTCGCACCTGACGCCCTTGGCCGGTGACATGCTCATCGAGTGGTGGCCCGACTCCAGGCGGCGCGTCCCGCAGCAGCTGAGGAAAGGGTTCGACTCCCTTGTCCTCCTCATGGTATGGACACTCTGGAAGGAGAGGAACAACCTCGTCTTCGAGCGCTCGGCGGAAACTGCTCGAGGTATCTGCAAGCGCATCACCTAA